In a single window of the Veillonella sp. genome:
- a CDS encoding autotransporter outer membrane beta-barrel domain-containing protein, which translates to MKRLCKANLSLAIALTIASSVVPYAMADYPVFSLTKGETVDLGTPQGTMYGLDADNLSTINADYVTGRLIDERNTIITSQNGSTVNIKNGDLQVGRSSNPVVISKGGTVNLGVDGNTGDFTGHNMSIEGDVRIDGNPNYASVINIGLDSDEVFWTGFALNLADKNSKQANHINVYLGQRGYWDHLYEGGLNGTSYSSMTTPSHVHRLVGSKNRSFENAVVQNEHNEIHIDKLVGHVNFFYDINGEYDDTEDPEYTPPTKTYNGLTSESFWGGDIHITSAESNAAAHLYTSQKGLDVSSEDNVNKILDNLAHKVYYHNYVNGERNLQGTVAIASNGAESARFKVLTEGYAKEGAITWQADKDGQGKYVYGENKPTPKPIPKPEVKPTPKPEVKPTPKPEVKPAPKPTPKPEVKPAPAPDRNSHIHVNMGDFDTPHMRGARSAIMSNINGWRTLSDNMYRTRILQQGEPTGIWARVGGGKYSYDAKGIDTETIYTRIQGGYDAKTGSGWTVGGQVSYLRGNDDYVFNGTGKEKAFAVGAYGVKDLGKDQYIHLESQVGRVSNTFTARNEIGESLSGDAKANAYTIGARYGKTVKFQNGTYIEPQAQLSYTHFGGDSFNAGSMHVNESGVSITAGGLGLEIGKTFGAGNIYTRVGVNHAFSGTVNTAYTTGNTTKYTKQDLKGTWTDLAFGGRYGFNANNSIFADLSTGLSGDYKAGWSVNAGFTHKF; encoded by the coding sequence ATGAAACGTTTGTGTAAAGCGAACTTATCTTTAGCGATTGCGTTGACGATTGCTAGCTCTGTAGTACCGTATGCGATGGCAGACTATCCTGTTTTTAGTTTGACTAAGGGTGAAACTGTAGACTTGGGAACACCGCAAGGTACAATGTATGGGCTTGATGCAGATAATTTGAGTACCATTAATGCAGATTACGTAACCGGTAGATTAATCGATGAACGTAATACTATCATTACTAGCCAAAATGGCAGTACTGTGAATATTAAAAATGGGGATCTTCAAGTTGGTCGTAGCAGTAATCCAGTTGTTATTTCTAAAGGTGGTACTGTAAATCTTGGTGTAGATGGTAATACAGGTGATTTTACTGGGCATAATATGTCTATTGAAGGTGATGTTCGTATCGATGGCAACCCTAATTATGCATCTGTAATTAATATCGGTTTAGATAGTGATGAAGTATTTTGGACTGGCTTTGCTCTTAACTTAGCAGATAAAAATTCAAAACAAGCAAACCATATTAATGTATACCTTGGTCAACGTGGGTATTGGGATCATCTCTACGAAGGTGGTTTAAATGGCACTAGCTACAGCTCAATGACAACCCCAAGCCATGTACATCGATTAGTAGGATCTAAAAATCGCAGTTTTGAAAATGCTGTAGTGCAAAATGAGCACAATGAAATCCACATTGATAAGTTAGTCGGTCATGTAAATTTCTTTTATGATATTAATGGTGAGTACGACGATACAGAAGATCCAGAATACACACCACCAACGAAAACCTATAATGGTTTGACTTCAGAATCCTTCTGGGGTGGAGATATTCATATTACAAGTGCAGAGTCTAATGCAGCTGCTCATTTATATACGTCTCAAAAAGGTCTTGATGTATCTAGTGAGGACAATGTAAATAAGATTTTAGATAACTTGGCTCACAAGGTGTATTACCATAATTATGTAAATGGTGAAAGAAACCTTCAAGGTACAGTAGCTATTGCATCCAATGGTGCTGAATCTGCACGCTTTAAGGTGTTGACTGAAGGGTATGCCAAAGAAGGTGCTATTACATGGCAAGCCGATAAGGATGGTCAAGGTAAATACGTATATGGTGAAAATAAACCAACACCAAAACCAATACCAAAACCTGAGGTAAAACCAACTCCTAAACCAGAGGTAAAACCGACTCCAAAACCTGAGGTTAAGCCAGCACCAAAACCAACTCCTAAACCAGAAGTGAAACCAGCTCCAGCACCAGACCGTAATTCTCATATTCACGTTAACATGGGTGATTTTGATACACCTCATATGCGCGGTGCCCGTTCTGCTATTATGAGCAATATTAATGGTTGGAGAACATTGTCAGATAATATGTACCGTACCCGCATTTTACAACAAGGTGAACCGACAGGTATTTGGGCTCGCGTTGGGGGCGGTAAATATAGTTATGACGCAAAAGGTATTGATACAGAGACAATATATACACGCATTCAAGGCGGTTACGATGCTAAAACTGGTAGCGGCTGGACTGTAGGTGGTCAAGTTTCTTACCTTCGTGGCAACGATGACTATGTATTCAATGGCACTGGTAAGGAAAAAGCCTTTGCTGTAGGTGCGTATGGCGTGAAAGATCTTGGTAAAGATCAATATATTCACCTTGAATCCCAAGTAGGTCGCGTTTCTAATACTTTCACAGCTCGCAATGAAATTGGTGAAAGCCTTTCTGGTGATGCTAAAGCAAATGCCTATACAATTGGTGCACGCTATGGTAAAACTGTGAAATTCCAAAATGGCACATACATTGAACCACAAGCGCAATTGAGCTACACTCACTTCGGTGGAGATAGCTTTAATGCAGGTAGTATGCATGTCAACGAATCTGGTGTGAGCATCACAGCAGGTGGCCTTGGCCTTGAAATCGGTAAAACATTCGGCGCAGGTAATATCTATACTCGCGTTGGTGTAAACCATGCCTTCTCTGGCACTGTAAATACAGCGTACACAACTGGCAATACTACAAAATATACAAAACAAGACCTTAAAGGCACTTGGACAGATCTAGCATTCGGTGGTCGTTATGGATTCAATGCTAATAACAGCATCTTTGCAGACCTTAGTACAGGCTTATCCGGTGACTATAAAGCAGGCTGGTCTGTAAATGCAGGATTTACACATAAATTCTAA
- a CDS encoding autotransporter outer membrane beta-barrel domain-containing protein: MRHVSKTKLSLAVALAIAGSVMPNMMVDAAYTAPYTDNTDFVANSDDMIRVFPEYDKNISSIVANGGMVIIEDGYSNIGYGHSAFATSKNGGDIKLKKGVYNSGRVSTPVALAQGGTINIGVHDHHGEFTGDKIFVEGDVIVKHDPIHSSTINIGIDGEESNWSGLAFNLADENDRKYNHINVFLGERGDWELLYQGGLDGTSFDSSTMPSRVHRLVGSTNRNFQNMVEQNEHNKLYIDKLEGHVNFIYDPNDEYADTEDPEYTPPTTTYNGLTADSFWGGDIHITSAAPNSGAHLYTSRKGLDLSTEDNVNKVLDNLAHKVYYHDYVTGERNLEGTVAIASEGAESGRFKVLTSGYAKEGAITWQADQNGQGKYVYGNTTVTPAPQPAPTPQPAPTPTPTPQPAPTPQPAPTPAPTPAPQPAPTPTPAPQPAPTPAPQPAPTPSPAQTTAYDTPHMRGARSAIMSNINGWRTLTNSYRPRALQQGATTGIWAHIGGGQYSYDAQGIDTDTTYTRIQGGYDAKTGSGWTVGGQVSYLRGHDDYVFNGSGKEKAFSVGAYGLKDLGRDQYIQLESQVGRVTNTFTARNEIGESLSGETKANAYTIGARYGKTVKLQNGLYIEPQAQLSYTRFGGDSFNAGTMHVDQAGVSSTAGGLGLEIGKTFGAGSIYTRVGVNHAFSGLVKTTYTSGSTVKSTEQDLKGTWTDLAFGGRYGINANNSLYADISTGLSGDYKPGWSVNAGFTHKF, encoded by the coding sequence ATGAGACATGTAAGTAAAACAAAGCTATCGTTAGCTGTGGCACTGGCGATTGCTGGATCTGTAATGCCTAATATGATGGTAGATGCGGCCTATACTGCTCCGTATACTGATAATACAGACTTCGTAGCTAACAGTGATGATATGATACGTGTATTCCCAGAATACGATAAAAATATATCTTCTATAGTAGCGAATGGTGGTATGGTTATTATTGAAGACGGGTATTCTAATATTGGCTATGGTCATAGTGCATTTGCTACCAGTAAAAATGGTGGAGACATTAAATTGAAAAAAGGTGTATATAATTCTGGTAGAGTGAGTACACCTGTTGCCCTTGCTCAAGGCGGCACAATTAATATAGGCGTCCATGATCATCACGGTGAATTTACGGGTGATAAAATATTCGTTGAAGGCGATGTTATAGTTAAACATGATCCAATTCATAGCTCAACCATTAATATCGGTATAGATGGTGAGGAATCCAATTGGTCTGGGCTAGCTTTCAATTTAGCTGATGAAAATGACAGAAAATATAATCATATCAATGTGTTCCTTGGTGAAAGAGGGGATTGGGAGCTATTATATCAAGGTGGCCTTGATGGTACTAGCTTTGATAGCAGTACTATGCCTAGTCGTGTACATCGACTCGTTGGCTCTACGAATCGTAATTTTCAAAACATGGTAGAGCAAAATGAGCATAATAAACTCTATATTGATAAGCTCGAAGGACATGTGAATTTTATTTATGATCCTAATGATGAATATGCAGATACCGAGGATCCAGAATATACGCCGCCAACTACAACATATAATGGTTTAACGGCTGATTCTTTCTGGGGTGGTGACATTCATATTACAAGTGCGGCCCCTAATTCTGGCGCTCATCTATACACCAGCCGCAAGGGATTGGACTTGTCTACTGAGGATAATGTAAACAAGGTTTTAGACAATCTTGCACACAAGGTGTATTACCATGATTATGTGACTGGTGAAAGAAACCTTGAAGGCACAGTAGCCATTGCTTCTGAAGGTGCTGAATCTGGACGTTTTAAGGTATTAACATCTGGATATGCTAAAGAAGGCGCTATTACATGGCAAGCCGACCAAAATGGTCAAGGTAAATACGTGTACGGCAATACAACAGTAACCCCAGCACCACAACCGGCTCCGACACCGCAGCCAGCACCAACACCGACTCCGACACCACAGCCGGCACCAACACCGCAGCCAGCACCAACACCGGCTCCGACACCAGCGCCACAGCCGGCACCAACACCAACCCCAGCGCCACAACCAGCACCAACACCTGCGCCACAACCGGCGCCAACCCCATCACCTGCTCAAACAACGGCATATGATACTCCTCATATGCGTGGCGCTCGTTCCGCGATTATGAGCAATATCAACGGCTGGCGCACATTAACTAATTCGTATCGTCCTCGTGCATTGCAACAAGGAGCAACAACAGGTATTTGGGCCCATATCGGTGGCGGTCAATACAGCTATGATGCACAAGGTATTGATACCGACACAACCTATACACGCATTCAAGGTGGTTACGACGCTAAAACTGGTAGCGGCTGGACCGTAGGCGGTCAAGTATCCTATCTTCGTGGCCATGATGATTATGTATTCAATGGCTCTGGCAAAGAAAAGGCCTTTTCTGTTGGTGCCTATGGTTTGAAAGACCTCGGCCGAGATCAATACATTCAACTTGAATCCCAAGTTGGTCGCGTAACGAATACTTTCACAGCTCGCAATGAAATTGGTGAAAGCCTATCTGGCGAAACGAAGGCTAATGCATACACTATCGGCGCTCGCTATGGTAAAACTGTGAAATTACAAAATGGCTTATACATCGAGCCACAAGCGCAATTGAGCTATACCCGCTTTGGTGGAGATAGCTTTAATGCAGGCACCATGCATGTAGACCAAGCTGGCGTAAGCAGCACTGCTGGCGGTCTTGGCCTTGAAATCGGGAAGACCTTTGGCGCCGGTAGCATCTATACTCGTGTAGGTGTTAACCATGCCTTCTCCGGCTTGGTGAAAACTACATACACAAGTGGTTCCACTGTAAAATCTACAGAACAAGATCTTAAAGGTACATGGACTGACCTTGCATTCGGTGGCCGTTATGGTATCAATGCTAACAACAGCCTTTATGCTGATATTAGCACAGGTTTATCTGGCGACTATAAACCAGGCTGGTCTGTAAACGCTGGATTTACACATAAGTTCTAA
- a CDS encoding Tat pathway signal protein, whose translation MRKFLYMLAALLVLIGINTYDVEARTDVYATTYNGNSWYVDQDSVKKVGDVLNFTVYTTSGLSYKVTSSDSNYYNADVFYYNNKLVSDNGQSVWKSPGMMAAMSVARK comes from the coding sequence ATGCGTAAATTTTTATATATGTTAGCAGCTCTACTCGTATTGATCGGTATTAATACATATGATGTAGAAGCTCGTACAGATGTGTATGCTACTACTTATAATGGTAATAGCTGGTACGTAGATCAAGACTCTGTGAAGAAAGTAGGGGATGTACTTAACTTTACGGTGTACACTACATCTGGCCTTAGCTATAAGGTAACATCTAGCGATAGTAACTATTACAATGCAGATGTATTCTACTATAACAATAAACTCGTTTCAGACAATGGCCAATCCGTTTGGAAATCTCCAGGTATGATGGCCGCTATGAGTGTGGCACGTAAGTAA
- a CDS encoding S-layer homology domain-containing protein has translation MKKHLATMLAAMAVLGTTTVFAANPFSDVTPDSWAYQSVSQLADAGIINGYPDGTFKGQKDITRFEMAQMIAKAMANQDRANAEQQAMINRLADEFSNELNNLGVRVARLEDRTGNVKVSGDVQFLLRHSSRKNGVLIGQAGQYYKPSKFDVRGRVQFNAKVNDRTDVVARFRIYQMEFGDGGEFESTPTLDRGYVNHQFGKYTSVKVGRFNQVIGNGLLYDDTFDGIQFNTGNDRVQLQLAHGYATAEHNETRFLPDRDQYNYAGLKGTLNKHIDVGAFYSRHRRDKTGYYNTYGNLYGVSTDMNFNKLWIGGEWAKAVGTAHSHAWTAGIGYGNYNAAKKGTWDVKAQYFSFDQNLAPYGSKWNFPFDANNYHWDYNATPPSVTTTYRGFRGWMATVDYALQDNVSFNAYYGFKNRTYRIDGSLNEYLPNYYRVELNYQF, from the coding sequence ATGAAAAAACACTTGGCAACGATGTTGGCAGCAATGGCTGTGTTAGGTACGACGACGGTATTCGCAGCGAATCCGTTTTCTGATGTAACGCCAGATTCTTGGGCGTATCAATCCGTGTCTCAATTGGCGGATGCGGGCATCATTAATGGCTATCCAGATGGGACTTTCAAAGGCCAAAAAGATATTACCCGTTTTGAAATGGCCCAAATGATTGCGAAGGCCATGGCGAATCAGGACCGCGCCAATGCGGAACAGCAAGCGATGATTAATCGCTTAGCCGATGAATTTTCCAATGAATTGAACAATTTAGGCGTTCGCGTGGCTCGTTTAGAGGACCGCACAGGTAATGTGAAAGTATCCGGTGATGTGCAGTTTTTATTGCGTCATTCCTCTAGGAAAAATGGCGTATTAATAGGGCAAGCCGGTCAATATTATAAACCATCTAAATTTGATGTTCGTGGTCGTGTGCAATTTAATGCAAAGGTAAATGACCGTACCGATGTAGTGGCTCGTTTTAGAATCTATCAAATGGAATTTGGCGACGGCGGTGAATTCGAATCCACTCCTACCCTCGATCGTGGCTATGTAAATCATCAATTTGGTAAATATACGTCTGTGAAGGTGGGCCGTTTTAATCAAGTCATCGGTAATGGTTTATTGTATGATGATACCTTCGATGGTATTCAATTCAACACGGGGAATGATAGAGTTCAACTTCAATTAGCCCATGGCTATGCGACGGCAGAGCATAATGAAACCCGTTTCTTGCCAGACCGTGATCAATATAATTATGCAGGCCTCAAAGGCACATTAAATAAGCATATCGATGTGGGTGCGTTCTACTCTCGTCATAGAAGAGATAAAACCGGTTATTATAATACATACGGTAATTTGTATGGTGTAAGCACGGATATGAATTTTAATAAACTTTGGATTGGTGGCGAATGGGCGAAAGCGGTTGGCACCGCACATAGCCATGCTTGGACTGCTGGTATCGGTTATGGTAATTACAACGCTGCGAAAAAAGGTACCTGGGATGTAAAAGCGCAATACTTTAGCTTTGATCAAAACTTAGCGCCTTATGGATCAAAATGGAACTTCCCATTTGATGCCAATAATTACCATTGGGATTATAATGCAACACCACCATCTGTTACCACTACATACCGTGGCTTTAGAGGCTGGATGGCCACTGTTGACTACGCGTTGCAAGACAACGTGAGCTTCAATGCATACTATGGATTCAAGAATAGAACATATCGTATCGATGGTTCCCTTAATGAATACTTACCAAACTACTACCGCGTAGAGCTAAACTACCAATTCTAA
- a CDS encoding putative porin: MKKQITAMLAATAVLGATTAFANNPFSDVSTDSWAYQAVSQLAAAGVVNGYPDGTFKGQNEITRFEMAQMIAKAMANQDRANAEQQVMINRLADEFSNELNNLGVRVARLEDRVGNVKVTGDVRLRYLGSQEKDGKFVNDGTNMRGLDYSKGSQFDVRARLQFNAKVNNRTDVVVRITTGNMELGDSFQTSSSGSSLRDRPTNIHFDRAYVNHKFGERVSVKAGRFNQMIGNGLIYDDGFDGVQFNASNHKLNFQAAYGYGIEGGFATDMYGQNSIDKNGNFTMVYTGLKGQLNDHVNLGGFYTRVNKRVNGEAKNMYGFSSDLNFDKVWVGGEWVKATSVSNGTAWSAGLGYGDYKISKRGTWDVKAQYFNFGDNIALQSSRWEVPYDATNRYYDPNFHGGPAYVTSYRGYRGWLATAHYALQDNVGITGYYGFNNKTNKSIGDNDKLPNYYRVDLNYQF; the protein is encoded by the coding sequence ATGAAAAAACAAATTACCGCAATGTTAGCAGCAACTGCTGTATTGGGCGCAACAACTGCATTTGCTAACAATCCATTTTCTGATGTGAGCACAGATTCTTGGGCGTATCAAGCGGTGTCTCAATTGGCTGCAGCAGGTGTTGTGAATGGCTATCCAGATGGGACTTTCAAAGGGCAAAATGAAATTACTCGTTTTGAAATGGCTCAAATGATTGCTAAAGCAATGGCTAATCAAGACCGTGCTAATGCGGAACAACAAGTGATGATCAATCGCTTGGCTGATGAGTTCTCTAATGAGTTGAACAATTTGGGTGTTCGTGTAGCTCGTTTAGAAGACCGCGTAGGTAATGTGAAGGTAACTGGTGACGTACGTCTTCGCTATCTTGGTTCCCAAGAAAAAGATGGTAAATTCGTAAATGATGGTACGAATATGCGTGGCCTAGATTATAGTAAAGGTTCCCAATTCGATGTGCGCGCTCGTTTACAATTCAATGCAAAGGTTAATAATCGCACCGACGTTGTAGTCCGTATTACAACAGGAAATATGGAACTAGGTGATTCTTTCCAAACATCCTCTTCTGGTTCATCCCTTCGCGATAGACCAACAAATATTCATTTTGACCGCGCTTATGTAAATCATAAATTTGGTGAACGCGTATCTGTGAAAGCAGGCCGTTTCAATCAAATGATCGGTAATGGCTTGATTTATGATGATGGCTTTGACGGTGTTCAATTCAATGCAAGCAATCATAAGCTTAACTTCCAAGCAGCGTATGGTTATGGTATTGAGGGCGGTTTTGCTACCGATATGTATGGCCAAAACTCCATCGATAAAAACGGAAACTTTACCATGGTATATACAGGCTTAAAAGGTCAACTTAACGACCATGTAAACCTAGGTGGTTTCTATACACGTGTTAACAAACGTGTAAATGGGGAAGCTAAAAATATGTATGGCTTTAGCTCTGACTTGAACTTTGATAAAGTTTGGGTTGGCGGCGAATGGGTGAAAGCAACTAGCGTATCTAATGGTACAGCTTGGTCTGCTGGCCTTGGCTATGGTGATTACAAAATCTCTAAACGTGGTACATGGGATGTAAAAGCGCAATACTTCAACTTTGGTGATAACATTGCCCTTCAATCTTCTCGTTGGGAAGTACCATATGATGCAACAAACCGTTATTATGATCCTAACTTCCATGGTGGTCCAGCATATGTTACTAGCTACCGTGGTTACAGAGGTTGGTTGGCAACAGCTCACTATGCATTGCAAGACAATGTAGGTATAACAGGTTACTATGGCTTCAACAATAAAACAAATAAGAGCATCGGTGACAACGATAAACTTCCTAACTACTACCGTGTAGACCTTAACTATCAATTCTAA
- a CDS encoding autotransporter outer membrane beta-barrel domain-containing protein produces the protein MRARNKFLLSAVMMTLLSSTMAMPSTWAAAGLNSDGQIFSNAPDSKFESTGNTTVNGVVASNGGKVTIGSLDTPDANQLPKRYRQPAFITGMLDNSSIQIDGGVMDVSTAPWQSPYPVAFAYNSKINLGIDDAGTVKHKVFNMQGDVLVSDNTMPPYQDQQPSVINIGLGRAHNSPNQFSGKAVNTLEDKGGEIDMTFDGGMWSHDSMGGLEPFMIDGKEARSSINTLTGTRTREGFSRISQDSRSDIHVNKLDGHINVIYDMSASTGLNFGKPASQKNGLDAADIEGGNFIVKSAAAGSGVHGYVTGDNLDTSSESNVNKILDNLAHKFYYENYVKGERNLSGTVSIASKGIVSSYKKALTTDQKEGDITWKDGNGQGSYVAPEPKPTPTPDPKPVTPVTPDPKPVTPVTPDPKPVTPVTPDPKPVTPVTPDPKPVTPVTPDPKPQVPAPTPVNPNPVVRGAYDTPHMRGIRSAVVGNINAWRTVADDMYRPRVLQQGEPTGIWARIGGGKYSYSGSGIDTATDYTRIQGGYDAKISRGWTVGGQVSYLRGSEDYVFDGSGKVKSFSIGAYGLKDLGKDQYIHVETQVGRVSNDFTARNEIGEPMSSDVKSNAYSIGVRYGKTLKYANGFYVEPQAQLNFIHFGGRNFTVDNVSVNQSGVNSTTGKLGLELGKQFGNGNLYTRFAAGHAFTGNVKTAFASGTAVKLTEQDLKGTWTELAFGGRYGFNSNNSVFADVATGLSGDYQADWGVNAGFTHKF, from the coding sequence ATGAGAGCAAGAAATAAATTTTTATTATCTGCTGTTATGATGACGTTATTGTCATCTACAATGGCCATGCCAAGTACATGGGCCGCAGCAGGTCTTAATTCAGATGGACAAATTTTTTCGAATGCGCCAGATAGTAAATTTGAAAGTACTGGGAATACGACTGTTAATGGTGTAGTAGCATCTAATGGTGGTAAAGTTACAATTGGTTCCTTGGATACTCCTGATGCAAATCAATTGCCTAAACGCTATCGTCAACCAGCTTTCATTACAGGCATGCTAGATAATAGCTCCATTCAAATTGATGGTGGTGTTATGGACGTGAGTACTGCGCCATGGCAGTCTCCGTATCCAGTTGCATTTGCATATAATAGTAAAATTAATCTCGGCATTGATGATGCGGGTACTGTAAAGCACAAAGTGTTCAATATGCAAGGTGATGTGCTCGTATCTGATAACACGATGCCTCCATACCAAGATCAACAACCATCTGTAATCAACATCGGTCTAGGTCGTGCTCATAATAGCCCTAACCAATTCTCTGGTAAAGCAGTGAATACTTTAGAAGATAAAGGTGGCGAGATCGACATGACCTTTGATGGAGGCATGTGGAGCCACGATAGTATGGGTGGCTTAGAGCCGTTCATGATCGATGGTAAAGAAGCTCGTAGTAGCATTAATACCCTCACAGGCACTCGTACTCGCGAAGGTTTCAGCCGTATTTCTCAAGATTCTCGCAGCGATATTCATGTTAACAAGCTAGATGGTCATATCAATGTTATTTATGATATGAGCGCAAGTACTGGACTAAATTTCGGTAAACCAGCTTCTCAAAAAAATGGTCTTGATGCGGCTGACATCGAGGGCGGTAACTTTATCGTGAAATCTGCTGCAGCTGGCTCTGGCGTGCATGGCTATGTAACAGGTGACAATCTTGATACATCTTCTGAAAGCAATGTAAACAAGATTTTAGATAATTTGGCACATAAATTCTATTATGAAAATTATGTAAAAGGTGAAAGAAACCTTTCTGGTACTGTATCCATCGCTTCTAAAGGCATCGTGTCTAGCTACAAAAAAGCATTGACTACAGATCAAAAAGAAGGGGATATTACTTGGAAAGACGGTAATGGTCAAGGCTCCTACGTGGCGCCAGAACCAAAACCTACACCGACTCCAGATCCTAAACCAGTTACACCAGTAACTCCAGACCCTAAACCAGTTACACCAGTAACTCCAGACCCTAAACCAGTTACGCCAGTAACTCCAGATCCTAAACCAGTTACACCAGTAACTCCAGATCCTAAGCCAGTTACACCGGTAACTCCAGATCCTAAACCTCAAGTTCCAGCACCTACACCAGTAAATCCTAATCCTGTTGTTCGTGGTGCGTATGATACACCGCATATGCGTGGCATTCGTTCTGCTGTAGTAGGCAATATCAACGCATGGCGTACAGTAGCTGACGATATGTATCGTCCTCGTGTATTACAACAAGGTGAACCTACAGGTATTTGGGCTCGCATTGGTGGTGGTAAATACAGCTATTCTGGTAGCGGTATTGATACAGCTACAGACTACACACGTATCCAAGGTGGTTATGATGCTAAAATCAGCCGTGGTTGGACTGTAGGTGGTCAAGTATCCTACCTTCGTGGTTCTGAAGACTATGTATTCGATGGCTCCGGTAAGGTTAAATCCTTCTCCATTGGTGCCTATGGTTTGAAAGATCTTGGTAAAGATCAATATATACATGTGGAAACTCAAGTAGGCCGTGTATCCAATGACTTTACAGCTCGTAATGAAATCGGTGAACCTATGTCTAGTGATGTAAAATCCAATGCATACAGCATCGGTGTTCGCTATGGTAAAACATTGAAATACGCTAATGGCTTCTATGTAGAACCACAAGCACAATTGAACTTTATACACTTTGGTGGCCGCAACTTTACTGTAGATAATGTATCTGTTAACCAATCTGGCGTAAACAGTACTACTGGTAAGCTTGGTCTTGAATTGGGTAAACAATTCGGTAACGGCAACCTATATACACGCTTTGCAGCAGGTCATGCTTTCACAGGCAATGTGAAAACTGCATTCGCTAGCGGCACAGCTGTGAAATTAACAGAACAAGACCTTAAAGGTACTTGGACTGAATTGGCATTTGGTGGCCGCTATGGCTTCAATAGCAACAATAGTGTATTTGCTGACGTTGCCACAGGATTGTCTGGTGATTACCAAGCAGACTGGGGCGTAAACGCTGGCTTCACACACAAATTCTAA